In Nocardia sp. NBC_00403, one DNA window encodes the following:
- a CDS encoding RrF2 family transcriptional regulator translates to MHITAKVDYAVRTLLEIARAPRVSQAQPAAVPALDATPLAQAGPVVTAAAVVKADVIATAQRIPPKVLETVLAELRRADLVISRRGPDGGYWLARPAAEISIADVIRAIEGPLASVRGERPEDVNYPGAAEPLQRVWIALRVNIRAVLENVSIEDIAQDELPGFVEALTGDPGAWARR, encoded by the coding sequence GTGCACATCACCGCGAAGGTCGATTACGCGGTGCGGACCTTGCTCGAGATCGCCCGCGCACCGCGGGTGAGCCAGGCCCAGCCGGCGGCCGTCCCGGCTCTCGATGCGACCCCGCTCGCGCAGGCAGGCCCGGTGGTCACGGCCGCCGCTGTGGTCAAGGCCGATGTCATCGCTACCGCGCAGCGCATTCCACCGAAGGTGCTGGAAACCGTCCTCGCCGAGCTGCGCAGGGCCGATCTGGTGATCAGCAGGCGCGGCCCCGACGGCGGCTACTGGCTGGCCCGCCCGGCCGCCGAGATCTCTATCGCCGACGTGATCAGGGCCATCGAGGGACCGCTCGCATCGGTGCGCGGCGAGCGCCCGGAAGATGTGAACTATCCGGGCGCGGCCGAGCCGTTGCAACGGGTGTGGATCGCGCTGCGGGTGAATATTCGCGCGGTGCTGGAAAACGTCTCCATCGAGGACATCGCGCAGGACGAGCTGCCCGGATTCGTCGAGGCACTGACCGGGGACCCCGGCGCGTGGGCGCGCAGGTAA
- a CDS encoding MMPL family transporter, with protein MSVYLYRWGKFAFRRKWIVLPVWLILFVLLGGLGAQLKEPMSNDFSMPELPSARANDILDKHFPGASDAFKFDAVTGTYVIGAPAGQKLTDPANRAAVDAFIAKLSGLDIVDHSKPAANPIEAAEKMGCLANPDPSQCSGAPLNVLSKTAPDSVAFMSVPFSIKKFTDVTDEQRTAAYNVADDARNAGLTVEMSGSIATKQEGPSGKSEQIGMGIALIVMIVAFGAIVAAFVPIITAIVGLGAATSLIFLGTSVIEVPSFTTFLASMIGIALSIDYALFIVSRYKHELAVQDSPEEAAGTALGTAGSAVVFAGLTVIIALGGLSIVGVEFLTFMGLGGAIAAAFAVLTAITLMPALLGAFGRFLFKPKLPFVAKHDPEDDTSISNGQRFGRLIGKAPAVTLLLSVVVLGLLAAPAAGLNLGLPGDDSMPKTSTVRKAYELRTEGFGEGSNGVLNVAADLTNVPADRRVDAVNALRDKLASYSGMDYVTEPQWSGEDKAGALLNGVPKSGPNNQATKDLVSDARDAEGSLKSEYGMEYGITGTTAIFADVDHVLLGKIVPYLAIVAGAAFLLLILVFRSILVPLTAALGFLLSMAATFGATVLIFQEGKFGLIDDPHPIISFLPIMLIGLVFGLAMDYQVFLVTRMREEFVHGKSPKDAMVSGYHHGARVVTAAAVIMISVFGSFLLESDATAKSFGFALAVGVLLDAFIVRMILIPSLLVLMGKWSWWMPKWLDRILPDIDVEGSKLRELQQQSVGVDKEPVLVG; from the coding sequence GTGTCCGTTTATCTGTATAGATGGGGAAAGTTCGCTTTCCGCCGGAAATGGATAGTGCTTCCGGTCTGGCTCATCCTCTTCGTCCTCCTCGGCGGCCTCGGGGCGCAGCTGAAGGAGCCGATGAGCAACGACTTCAGCATGCCGGAGCTACCGTCCGCGCGCGCAAATGACATCCTCGACAAGCACTTTCCCGGCGCCTCCGATGCCTTCAAGTTCGACGCCGTCACCGGAACGTATGTGATCGGCGCGCCCGCCGGGCAGAAGCTGACCGACCCGGCCAACCGTGCGGCAGTGGACGCGTTCATCGCCAAGCTCAGCGGCCTGGATATCGTCGACCACAGCAAGCCGGCCGCGAACCCGATCGAAGCGGCCGAGAAGATGGGCTGCCTGGCCAACCCTGATCCGTCGCAGTGCAGCGGCGCTCCGCTGAATGTGCTGAGCAAGACCGCGCCCGATTCGGTCGCGTTCATGAGCGTGCCGTTCTCGATCAAGAAGTTCACCGACGTCACCGACGAGCAGCGCACCGCGGCCTACAACGTGGCCGATGACGCGCGCAACGCCGGACTCACCGTCGAGATGAGCGGCTCGATCGCGACGAAGCAAGAGGGGCCGAGCGGCAAGTCCGAGCAGATCGGCATGGGCATCGCGCTCATTGTCATGATCGTCGCGTTCGGTGCCATCGTCGCCGCCTTCGTCCCGATCATCACCGCGATCGTCGGCCTCGGCGCGGCCACCTCGCTGATTTTCCTCGGCACCTCGGTGATCGAGGTTCCGAGCTTCACCACCTTCCTCGCCTCGATGATCGGTATCGCGCTGTCGATCGACTACGCGCTTTTCATCGTCTCCAGGTACAAACATGAACTGGCGGTACAGGATTCGCCGGAAGAGGCCGCAGGCACCGCGCTCGGCACCGCAGGCTCTGCGGTGGTGTTCGCGGGTCTCACCGTGATCATCGCGCTCGGCGGTTTGAGCATCGTCGGCGTCGAGTTCCTCACCTTCATGGGTCTGGGTGGCGCGATCGCCGCCGCGTTCGCGGTGCTGACCGCCATCACGCTGATGCCGGCACTGCTCGGCGCGTTCGGCCGGTTCCTGTTCAAGCCCAAGCTGCCGTTCGTCGCCAAGCACGATCCGGAAGACGACACCTCGATCAGCAACGGCCAGCGCTTCGGCAGGCTCATCGGCAAGGCACCCGCCGTCACGCTGCTCCTGAGCGTCGTCGTCCTTGGCCTGCTCGCCGCGCCCGCGGCCGGCCTGAACCTCGGTCTGCCCGGCGATGACAGCATGCCGAAAACCTCGACTGTCCGAAAGGCGTACGAGCTGCGCACCGAGGGCTTCGGGGAAGGCAGCAACGGCGTGCTGAACGTCGCCGCCGACCTCACCAACGTGCCCGCCGACCGCCGCGTGGATGCGGTCAACGCACTGCGCGACAAGCTCGCGTCCTACTCCGGCATGGACTACGTGACCGAGCCGCAGTGGAGCGGCGAGGACAAGGCCGGTGCACTGCTCAACGGCGTGCCGAAGTCGGGCCCGAACAACCAGGCCACCAAGGATCTGGTCAGCGACGCTCGCGACGCCGAGGGATCGCTGAAATCCGAGTACGGCATGGAATACGGAATCACCGGCACCACCGCGATCTTCGCCGATGTCGACCATGTGCTGCTCGGCAAGATCGTGCCGTATCTCGCGATCGTCGCGGGCGCTGCGTTCCTGCTGCTGATCCTGGTTTTCCGCTCGATCCTGGTGCCGCTGACGGCCGCGCTCGGGTTCCTGCTCTCCATGGCGGCGACCTTCGGTGCGACGGTGCTGATCTTCCAGGAGGGCAAGTTCGGGCTGATCGACGACCCGCACCCGATCATCAGCTTCCTGCCCATCATGTTGATCGGTCTTGTGTTCGGCCTCGCCATGGACTACCAGGTGTTCTTGGTGACCCGGATGCGCGAGGAGTTCGTGCACGGCAAGTCCCCCAAGGACGCGATGGTCAGCGGCTACCACCACGGTGCCCGCGTGGTCACCGCGGCCGCGGTCATCATGATCTCGGTGTTCGGCTCGTTCCTGTTGGAATCCGATGCCACGGCGAAGTCGTTCGGCTTCGCGCTCGCGGTGGGTGTGCTGCTCGACGCGTTCATCGTCCGAATGATTCTGATCCCGTCGCTGCTGGTGCTGATGGGCAAGTGGTCCTGGTGGATGCCGAAGTGGCTCGACCGGATCCTGCCCGACATCGACGTCGAGGGCTCGAAGCTGCGTGAACTGCAGCAGCAGTCCGTCGGGGTGGACAAGGAGCCGGTCCTGGTCGGCTGA
- a CDS encoding TetR/AcrR family transcriptional regulator: MAVRAASDTVTAGGGTKIAIRDAAVRLFGAKGFEQTSLREVADAVGITKASLYYHYASKLDLLLAIVDPIVDHMRAVVEDIDAVPHNAEGVRAVLRTYLRGMIRNRDAGALCVRDTVAIINAMADRYPDMMDSNQRLRSWLAGPDADDEAMLRACAALEVLGVALLSKEFVPGAADSLLESTLLDAATCVLTACGTA; encoded by the coding sequence ATGGCAGTCCGTGCCGCGTCCGACACCGTTACCGCAGGTGGAGGGACTAAAATTGCGATTCGCGACGCTGCGGTGCGGCTGTTCGGAGCCAAAGGATTCGAGCAGACGAGCCTGCGCGAGGTCGCAGATGCGGTAGGAATCACAAAGGCATCCCTCTACTATCACTACGCTTCGAAGCTCGATTTGCTCCTCGCGATCGTCGATCCGATCGTCGATCACATGCGCGCGGTCGTCGAAGACATCGACGCGGTGCCACACAATGCGGAGGGCGTGCGCGCCGTGCTGCGCACCTATCTGCGCGGCATGATTCGCAACCGCGACGCCGGGGCGCTGTGCGTGCGCGACACCGTGGCGATCATCAACGCCATGGCCGACCGGTACCCCGACATGATGGATTCGAATCAACGCCTGCGCTCCTGGCTGGCCGGGCCGGACGCGGACGACGAGGCGATGCTGCGCGCCTGCGCGGCATTGGAAGTGCTCGGGGTGGCCTTGCTATCCAAGGAGTTCGTGCCGGGCGCCGCCGACTCCCTGCTGGAATCGACACTGCTGGACGCGGCCACCTGTGTATTGACCGCTTGCGGTACCGCGTAG